In one window of Mastigocladopsis repens PCC 10914 DNA:
- a CDS encoding methyltransferase, with amino-acid sequence MQLSLFKRTSQHTTPSSFCTFNFNTPNPKQAAKLRELAASMQQSINSKLNPAINKQRATKRRKTIAQGIIAEGVELQTIQSWLLAIAEMWFFGNIPEVLRGISQKSQVEALYKISQRAKTLEEVKEVFKDESYQDRVKSLNRASIYTASEIMSAIAEIQKVVKLEEVDTTQQELNRLELEIIGMKSGDFFPTPSSICDRLIQLAEINENSRILEPSAGSGCIAESIFKKYPQANLEVVEINPTLRKILELKRFNLVGRDFLDYTTENLYSHIIMNPPFSQLIEHIYHACKLMKSGGILIAIIPESVFFNRKYQDFKAWLDSRDTYKESLPKDAFIQSNNPTGVVTRIIKINKP; translated from the coding sequence ATGCAGCTATCACTCTTTAAAAGAACTTCACAACACACAACCCCCAGCAGCTTTTGTACCTTCAATTTCAACACTCCTAACCCTAAGCAAGCTGCAAAACTGCGAGAACTTGCTGCCTCAATGCAACAATCAATTAACAGTAAGCTCAATCCCGCTATAAACAAACAGCGGGCAACCAAACGCCGCAAAACAATAGCCCAAGGAATTATTGCCGAAGGAGTGGAACTACAGACAATCCAGTCTTGGTTGCTTGCAATAGCCGAAATGTGGTTCTTCGGAAATATTCCCGAAGTGCTGCGCGGCATCTCCCAAAAGTCCCAAGTAGAAGCCTTGTACAAAATCTCTCAAAGAGCAAAGACTCTCGAAGAAGTCAAGGAAGTTTTTAAGGATGAATCTTATCAAGATAGGGTAAAGTCTCTCAACCGTGCAAGTATTTACACCGCAAGCGAGATTATGTCTGCAATCGCTGAAATTCAGAAAGTTGTTAAACTTGAAGAGGTTGATACCACCCAACAAGAGTTAAACCGACTGGAATTAGAAATCATCGGAATGAAGTCAGGAGACTTCTTCCCCACCCCTTCTTCTATTTGCGATCGCCTAATTCAACTAGCAGAAATTAATGAAAATTCTCGCATACTTGAACCCAGTGCTGGTTCTGGCTGCATTGCTGAATCCATATTCAAAAAATATCCTCAAGCCAATTTAGAAGTCGTAGAAATTAATCCAACTCTACGCAAGATACTTGAATTGAAAAGATTCAATTTAGTAGGTAGAGATTTTCTAGATTACACAACTGAGAATCTCTACTCGCATATCATTATGAACCCTCCCTTCTCTCAATTAATTGAGCATATCTACCATGCGTGTAAGTTAATGAAATCAGGAGGAATACTAATAGCAATAATTCCAGAGTCAGTATTCTTTAATCGCAAATACCAAGATTTTAAAGCATGGTTAGATAGCCGAGATACATACAAAGAATCTCTACCCAAAGATGCCTTTATCCAATCAAACAACCCCACAGGTGTAGTTACCCGGATCATCAAAATAAATAAGCCGTAA
- a CDS encoding glucose 1-dehydrogenase codes for MKGLKGKNVLVTGASSGIGQAIAVRFAQEGANVAINYRKNPEDAKETEEMVENACGEIRGCGVESLLVQADVSQEEDVVKMVAAVVEKFGRLDILINNAGIQIEGAAHEMKIEDFDRVVAVNLRGAYICARETLKHFLSRSGGGVILNISSVHEIIPKPKYVGYSVSKGGMENLTRSLALEYASNNIRVNAIAPGATITPINKSWINDPEAKAEVESNIPMGRAGTSEEMAASVAFLCSNEAAYITGQTLFIDGGLTLYPSFREPWSS; via the coding sequence ATGAAAGGTTTGAAAGGCAAAAATGTGTTGGTAACGGGTGCGAGTTCAGGAATTGGGCAAGCAATTGCAGTTCGATTTGCTCAAGAAGGTGCAAATGTTGCCATTAACTACCGCAAAAATCCTGAAGATGCCAAAGAAACTGAGGAAATGGTAGAAAATGCCTGCGGTGAGATTCGAGGTTGTGGTGTTGAAAGCCTTCTGGTCCAAGCTGATGTCTCCCAAGAAGAAGATGTCGTCAAAATGGTGGCTGCTGTTGTGGAAAAGTTTGGCAGGCTTGATATTTTAATCAATAATGCTGGCATTCAAATTGAGGGGGCAGCTCATGAAATGAAAATTGAAGACTTTGACCGAGTTGTTGCCGTAAATCTTAGAGGTGCGTATATCTGCGCCCGTGAAACGCTTAAACATTTTCTTTCTCGTAGCGGCGGTGGTGTAATTCTTAACATTTCCAGCGTTCACGAAATCATTCCCAAACCGAAATATGTTGGGTATTCCGTGAGCAAAGGAGGGATGGAAAACCTGACGCGTTCCTTGGCTTTGGAATACGCATCCAATAACATTCGTGTGAATGCAATTGCACCAGGAGCGACTATTACACCAATTAACAAATCATGGATTAACGACCCTGAGGCAAAGGCAGAAGTTGAGAGTAATATTCCTATGGGTCGTGCTGGAACCTCAGAAGAAATGGCAGCATCTGTGGCATTTCTTTGCTCAAATGAAGCTGCTTATATTACCGGACAAACCCTGTTTATTGATGGTGGATTGACGCTTTATCCCAGCTTTCGTGAGCCTTGGTCTTCATAA
- a CDS encoding SAM-dependent methyltransferase, which produces MQLHRMLGLLVVSVSVSSLMFTGCTQQRNFEAEAEAQTPTTAAQPQERQANVPYVPTPEKVIERMLKLANVSSNDVLYDLGSGDGRIPITAVQKYGASRAIGIEINPELVQRSRENSQKAGVTDRVSFLQQDLFQTDLSQATVVTLYLLPSVNLQLRPKLLQELKPGTRIVSHDFDMGEWKPERVERVQGSARQHTIYYWVVPENPSANLQ; this is translated from the coding sequence ATGCAGTTACATCGAATGCTTGGATTATTGGTTGTAAGTGTGAGTGTTAGTAGCTTGATGTTTACAGGTTGCACTCAACAACGCAATTTTGAAGCAGAAGCAGAAGCCCAAACGCCAACCACCGCTGCACAACCTCAAGAACGTCAGGCTAATGTACCTTACGTTCCGACACCTGAAAAAGTCATTGAGCGAATGCTGAAACTGGCAAATGTGTCAAGTAACGATGTGCTTTATGACCTTGGTAGCGGTGATGGGCGGATTCCAATTACTGCCGTGCAAAAATACGGTGCAAGTCGTGCTATTGGTATAGAGATTAATCCCGAGTTAGTTCAGCGAAGTCGAGAAAACTCTCAAAAGGCAGGAGTGACTGACCGCGTGAGTTTTTTACAACAAGACCTTTTCCAAACTGATTTGAGTCAAGCTACAGTGGTAACGCTCTATCTGTTACCTAGTGTCAATTTGCAACTGCGACCAAAGCTGTTGCAGGAACTCAAACCCGGTACGCGCATTGTTTCCCACGATTTTGATATGGGGGAGTGGAAACCTGAGCGTGTAGAGCGGGTACAGGGTTCGGCTCGTCAGCACACCATCTACTATTGGGTCGTTCCTGAGAATCCCTCAGCTAATTTGCAATGA
- a CDS encoding APC family permease produces the protein MALIVGVAIGVGIFETPSLVAANVESAFGALFVWFLGGAMSLIGAMCYAELATAYPHVGGNYHYLMRAFGKNWAFLFAWARMTVIQTGSIALLAFVFGDYISQLWRLGDYSPSIYAAGVIVILTIVNIVGIQQGKSTQKWLTVATILGLVLVIVAGLVFTPPPVVSAAPTSQGNFGLAMVFVLLSYGGWNEAAYISADLQNTKRNMVRSLLWSIGIITVIYLLINIAYITGLGLSGMAQQEAVAASLMRRAFGELGAVFISLLVAVATLGGINATIFTGARSNYALGQDFALFSFMGDWRNRSSTLTKAMLAQGAITLFLVLLGTVTRKGFETMVDYTAPVFWFFFLLSGVSLLVLRVREPHVFRPFRVPFYPLTPILFCLICGYLLYSSLAYTGVGALAGVAVVLAGVLLLPISRQR, from the coding sequence ATCGCCCTAATTGTTGGCGTTGCTATCGGTGTTGGTATCTTTGAGACACCATCCCTCGTCGCAGCAAATGTCGAAAGTGCGTTTGGGGCGCTGTTTGTTTGGTTTTTAGGTGGTGCAATGTCGTTGATTGGTGCTATGTGTTACGCCGAATTGGCGACAGCGTATCCCCATGTTGGTGGTAATTACCATTACCTCATGCGTGCTTTTGGCAAAAATTGGGCGTTCCTATTTGCTTGGGCGCGAATGACGGTGATTCAAACTGGTTCTATTGCACTTTTGGCGTTTGTGTTCGGAGACTATATTTCACAGTTGTGGCGACTTGGTGATTATTCCCCGTCTATTTACGCTGCTGGTGTCATCGTCATTTTGACCATCGTCAATATAGTTGGTATCCAACAGGGTAAATCCACCCAAAAATGGCTAACAGTTGCCACAATACTCGGCTTAGTGTTAGTTATTGTTGCTGGTTTAGTTTTTACTCCACCACCTGTAGTGTCTGCTGCACCGACATCCCAAGGAAATTTCGGTTTGGCGATGGTTTTTGTGTTGCTGTCTTACGGCGGTTGGAATGAAGCGGCTTATATTTCCGCAGACTTACAAAACACTAAACGCAACATGGTGAGGTCACTTCTGTGGAGTATTGGCATTATTACAGTAATTTACTTGTTGATCAACATAGCTTACATAACCGGATTAGGACTATCAGGAATGGCACAACAAGAAGCTGTCGCAGCTTCTTTAATGCGCCGCGCTTTTGGCGAACTTGGTGCTGTGTTTATCAGTTTACTGGTTGCGGTTGCTACTTTGGGTGGAATCAACGCCACGATTTTTACTGGTGCTCGTAGCAACTATGCACTTGGGCAAGATTTTGCGTTGTTTTCTTTTATGGGCGACTGGAGAAATCGCTCCAGTACACTAACGAAGGCAATGCTGGCGCAGGGTGCAATAACGCTTTTTTTGGTGTTATTGGGGACTGTGACGCGCAAAGGTTTTGAAACGATGGTGGATTACACCGCCCCCGTGTTTTGGTTCTTTTTCTTACTCAGCGGCGTGTCGCTGCTCGTGTTACGCGTGCGTGAACCTCATGTATTCCGACCCTTTCGCGTCCCTTTTTACCCTCTAACACCGATACTCTTTTGCCTCATTTGCGGTTATTTGCTTTATTCGAGCCTTGCGTATACTGGAGTGGGCGCGCTCGCGGGAGTAGCAGTGGTGTTAGCTGGTGTACTGCTTTTGCCCATATCTAGGCAACGCTAA
- a CDS encoding rhomboid family intramembrane serine protease, translated as MVPLRDNNPTTITPFVTYGIIIANIVVFLYQLSLTPQQLQEFFRTAALVPCQLSTTCPSSLENSLIPEWMTLITSQFLHGGFLHLAGNMLFLWIFGNNIEDRLGHVKYLIFYLTCGVLAALSQWFFSQNSTIPSLGASGAIAGVLGAYILRFPKAEVLTLVPLGFFLTTVRLPAFFFLGFWFVQQAFYGIASLQARTNVGMESGGIAYWAHAGGFVFGAILGPLFGLYKRR; from the coding sequence GTGGTTCCTTTGCGAGATAACAACCCTACAACAATTACCCCATTTGTTACATACGGGATAATTATTGCTAATATCGTTGTTTTTCTTTATCAACTGAGTCTAACACCGCAACAATTGCAAGAGTTTTTCCGGACTGCAGCCCTAGTACCGTGCCAACTTTCAACCACCTGTCCCAGTAGCTTGGAAAATTCACTGATACCAGAATGGATGACCTTGATTACGTCTCAATTTCTGCATGGCGGTTTTTTGCACTTGGCAGGGAATATGCTGTTTCTGTGGATTTTTGGTAACAACATTGAAGACCGCTTGGGTCATGTGAAATATCTCATTTTCTATCTAACGTGCGGTGTTTTGGCAGCATTGAGCCAGTGGTTCTTTTCACAGAATTCTACAATTCCTTCCTTGGGTGCTAGTGGCGCAATTGCAGGAGTTTTAGGTGCATACATTCTCCGTTTCCCAAAAGCCGAGGTTCTCACCTTAGTTCCCTTGGGATTTTTCTTGACTACAGTCCGACTTCCCGCATTTTTCTTTCTTGGGTTTTGGTTTGTCCAGCAAGCCTTCTATGGTATCGCTAGCTTACAGGCTCGTACCAACGTTGGTATGGAAAGTGGCGGGATTGCTTACTGGGCACACGCAGGAGGCTTCGTCTTCGGGGCAATTCTTGGTCCTCTATTCGGCTTGTATAAGCGCCGCTAG
- the mgtE gene encoding magnesium transporter has protein sequence MTENRFPSLGRPNRQELVELVRSQLQTLLQQENLQGAKALLVPVQPADIAQAIEGLPEAMQAIAFRLLSKQEAIEVYEYLDPSVQQSLIAEFKHQDVLDIVDQMPPDDRARLFDELPAKVVRRLLQQLSPEERQATALLLGYKVGTAGRLMTPEYISLKESMTIAQALERIRSLANATEIIYYLYVTDGHRHLTGTLSLRDLVMAQPEQTVSEIMTREAVFVHTDTDQEEVAQIIQHYDFVALPVVDTEQRLVGIVTVDDVIDVLQQEATEDIYTLGGVQAGGDNYFQTNLVVVARKRVVWLLVLLVTNTATAVVIQNQEAILEQVVALTFFIPLLIDAGGNVGAQSSTVVIRGLSTQEIRSKRVVGVIGREAIAGAILGLMLGTVVTVWAYFLQGNWGVALSVGISLFAISVLASVSGSALPFLFRRLGLDPALMSAPFITTAVDVLGVFIYLSVARLILQL, from the coding sequence TTGACTGAGAATCGATTTCCCTCTCTAGGACGACCGAATCGACAAGAACTTGTGGAGTTAGTGCGATCGCAACTACAAACACTGCTACAACAAGAAAACTTGCAGGGAGCAAAAGCCTTACTTGTACCTGTACAACCTGCGGATATCGCCCAAGCAATTGAAGGGTTACCAGAAGCAATGCAGGCGATCGCTTTCCGCTTACTTTCCAAACAGGAAGCGATTGAAGTTTATGAATATCTCGACCCCAGTGTCCAGCAGTCGCTGATCGCAGAATTCAAACATCAAGATGTCCTCGACATTGTAGATCAAATGCCGCCGGATGACCGAGCGCGACTCTTTGACGAGTTACCTGCTAAAGTTGTCAGGCGGCTGCTTCAACAACTGAGTCCTGAGGAACGCCAAGCGACAGCCCTGCTTTTGGGCTATAAAGTAGGTACTGCTGGGCGATTGATGACCCCAGAATATATTTCGCTCAAGGAAAGTATGACAATTGCCCAAGCCTTGGAGCGAATTCGCAGTTTAGCAAACGCTACGGAAATTATCTACTACTTGTATGTTACTGATGGTCACCGCCATCTGACAGGAACTCTTTCCCTACGGGATTTAGTCATGGCACAGCCAGAGCAAACAGTTAGTGAAATCATGACGCGGGAAGCGGTATTTGTCCACACCGACACCGATCAAGAAGAAGTGGCACAAATCATTCAGCACTATGACTTTGTTGCCTTACCTGTGGTAGATACCGAGCAGCGTTTAGTTGGTATTGTCACTGTTGATGATGTCATTGATGTTTTACAGCAGGAAGCAACAGAAGACATTTACACTCTGGGTGGTGTTCAGGCTGGTGGCGACAATTATTTCCAAACTAACCTAGTTGTTGTTGCTCGTAAACGTGTTGTTTGGCTGCTGGTGCTGCTGGTCACTAATACGGCTACCGCTGTGGTGATTCAAAATCAAGAGGCGATTTTAGAGCAAGTTGTTGCCTTAACTTTTTTTATTCCATTATTAATTGACGCAGGTGGTAATGTTGGAGCACAGTCTTCAACGGTTGTCATTCGGGGACTAAGTACTCAGGAAATTCGCTCCAAAAGGGTAGTAGGCGTGATTGGACGGGAGGCGATTGCTGGGGCAATTTTGGGGTTAATGTTAGGGACAGTGGTGACGGTATGGGCTTATTTTCTCCAAGGCAATTGGGGAGTGGCACTTTCCGTGGGAATTAGCCTATTTGCAATTTCTGTTTTAGCCTCCGTGTCAGGTTCTGCCCTACCTTTTTTGTTTCGTCGTCTCGGTCTAGATCCAGCCTTGATGTCAGCTCCGTTTATTACCACTGCGGTTGATGTTTTAGGTGTTTTTATTTATCTATCGGTAGCAAGACTTATTTTACAACTTTAG
- a CDS encoding baeRF7 domain-containing protein → MKILSIYQLKTLIEKQDGVCVSIYMRTPRLGTETQQDPTRFKNLLREAEEQLIKSGLRGQDARELLERAKELDEYKFWQHQSDGLAIFISNNLFSYYCLPINFQELVVVTDRFHLKPLLPLLTGDGQFYILALSQNQVRLFQGTRYSVSEIELENVPQSIAEALKYDDAEKQLQFHTGTSQAGGDARAAMFHGQGADNDEQKDNIVRYFRQVNAGLQELLKNQQALLVLAGVEYLFPIYKEANTYHYLMDEGVTGNPDELKAQELHRCAWEIVQPYFQEAQEAAADRYQALAGTGQTSNNIKEIVPMAYYQLVDTLFVAVGVQRWGNFTPDDNLVELHWKQEIQKEDLMDFAAIHTLLNGGTVYAVEPELVPGNAPLAAVFRF, encoded by the coding sequence ATGAAAATATTGTCCATTTATCAACTAAAGACTTTAATAGAAAAACAGGATGGCGTTTGTGTCTCAATTTATATGCGAACTCCTCGGCTAGGAACAGAAACGCAACAAGACCCAACTCGGTTTAAAAATTTGCTGCGAGAGGCAGAGGAACAGCTCATAAAAAGTGGGCTTCGTGGTCAAGATGCAAGAGAGTTGTTAGAAAGAGCTAAAGAACTCGATGAATATAAATTTTGGCAGCACCAAAGTGATGGACTGGCAATTTTTATTTCTAATAACTTGTTTAGCTATTACTGCCTTCCAATCAATTTTCAAGAGTTAGTCGTTGTCACCGACCGTTTTCATCTGAAGCCCTTGCTACCTCTGCTTACAGGTGATGGACAATTTTATATTCTGGCTCTCAGTCAAAATCAAGTGAGACTATTTCAAGGGACGCGTTATAGTGTCAGCGAGATTGAATTGGAAAATGTACCTCAAAGTATTGCTGAAGCATTGAAATATGATGATGCTGAAAAACAGTTACAGTTTCATACTGGCACGTCACAAGCAGGCGGCGATGCTCGCGCTGCAATGTTTCATGGTCAAGGTGCCGACAATGATGAGCAAAAGGATAATATTGTACGATATTTTCGTCAGGTGAATGCAGGATTACAAGAGTTATTGAAAAATCAGCAAGCGCTTTTAGTATTAGCGGGTGTGGAATATTTATTTCCTATTTACAAAGAAGCAAATACTTATCACTATTTGATGGATGAAGGAGTGACTGGTAATCCAGATGAGTTAAAAGCACAAGAATTACACAGGTGTGCCTGGGAAATTGTACAACCCTACTTTCAAGAAGCTCAAGAAGCAGCAGCTGATCGCTATCAGGCATTAGCAGGTACAGGGCAAACGAGTAACAATATTAAAGAAATTGTTCCTATGGCTTATTATCAACTGGTTGATACTTTGTTTGTTGCAGTTGGTGTACAGCGGTGGGGAAATTTTACGCCAGACGATAATTTAGTTGAATTGCATTGGAAACAAGAAATTCAGAAGGAAGATTTAATGGATTTTGCTGCTATCCATACTTTATTGAACGGTGGAACAGTTTATGCAGTTGAGCCAGAATTAGTCCCAGGTAATGCACCGTTAGCTGCTGTGTTCCGATTTTAA
- a CDS encoding phage holin family protein → MLIVNFLLTWLVAALSLLLTAYLVPGFAFDSFGTAAIAALILGLVNAFVRPVLFILTLPFTIVTLGLFLFVVNALMLWLVGFLVPGFIVAGFLPALLASVVLTLVSTLLSLFVRNAI, encoded by the coding sequence ATGTTGATAGTAAACTTCTTACTGACTTGGCTAGTTGCTGCTTTATCACTATTATTGACAGCTTATCTTGTACCAGGCTTTGCTTTTGATAGTTTTGGCACAGCCGCGATTGCAGCATTGATTTTAGGGTTAGTCAATGCATTTGTTCGACCTGTTTTGTTCATTTTGACGCTTCCCTTCACCATTGTGACGCTTGGTTTGTTCCTATTTGTCGTTAACGCACTCATGCTTTGGCTGGTAGGATTCCTCGTTCCTGGTTTTATAGTTGCTGGTTTCCTACCTGCGTTATTAGCTTCAGTTGTTCTGACACTTGTTTCTACACTGTTAAGTCTTTTTGTCAGAAATGCTATTTAA